One Polypterus senegalus isolate Bchr_013 chromosome 10, ASM1683550v1, whole genome shotgun sequence DNA segment encodes these proteins:
- the cdx4 gene encoding homeobox protein CDX-4, which produces MYVGYILDKEVNMYHQGPVRRSSINLPAQNYVSTPQYSDYTGYHHVPSMDSHAQSSGAWGTPYGTPREDWGAYGLGPSNSIPTQMNNSSSGQVSYCSSDYNAMHPGGSGILPPPPENITVGQLSPDSERRNSYEWMRKTVQSSSTGKTRTKEKYRVVYTDHQRLELEKEFHYNRYITIRRKSELAENLGLSERQVKIWFQNRRAKERKMIKKKLGQSDGSGGSVHSDPGSVSPLPIPGSLSPADLHGSMYPPPGMNTLQPIGNLQQVTVTQ; this is translated from the exons ATGTACGTGGGATACATTTTGGATAAAGAAGTGAACATGTACCACCAAGGGCCAGTAAGGAGATCCAGCATCAACCTGCCAGCACAGAACTACGTCTCAACGCCACAGTACTCCGATTACACGGGATACCATCATGTACCCAGTATGGATAGTCATGCACAGTCATCGGGTGCGTGGGGCACCCCGTATGGAACCCCCAGGGAAGACTGGGGCGCTTACGGATTAGGACCTTCCAACTCTATACCTACTCAAATGAACAACTCATCGTCAGGGCAGGTTTCTTATTGCTCTTCAGATTATAACGCTATGCATCCCGGCGGATCTGGGATTTTACCTCCTCCCCCGGAAAATATTACAGTTGGTCAGCTGTCTCCCGACAGCGAACGACGCAATTCTTATGAATGGATGAGGAAAACTGTGCAGTCATCTTCAACTG GTAAAAcgagaacaaaagaaaaatacagagtTGTCTATACAGACCATCAAAGGCTTGAACTGGAaaaagaatttcattataatcgatacaTTACAATAAGAAGAAAATCCGAACTAGCAGAAAATCTAGGACTTTCGGAAAGACAG GTTAAGATATGGTTTCAAAACCGTAGAGCAAAGGAAAGGAAAATGATAAAGAAGAAGCTGGGTCAGTCGGATGGAAGCGGTGGCTCAGTGCACAGTGACCCGGGTTCAGTAAGCCCTCTGCCGATTCCAGGCTCACTGAGCCCAGCTGACCTACACGGATCCATGTACCCTCCGCCTGGAATGAACACTTTACAGCCTATTGGGAACTTACAGCAAGTTACTGTCACACAATAA